DNA from Acetobacter aceti NBRC 14818:
CCAAGCTGGGAACAGAGACCTTCCGCCACCAAAGTCTTGCCGCTGCCGGAGACACCCATGACGACCACCAGACGAGGCATGACGCCGTTTGGACATGACTGCGTCATAGCCTGCACTCCCCAGCATTACAGTTGCAGCTCAGAAATATCACGGACAAGGAAATCGGACGTCACTCATCCATTTTTACAACGTCAAAACGGGTTCACGCACCAACAGTCAGATGCGCAATCCCTTCTCCGCCGGCAACAATAGCGTCCGTCGCCATTCCAACAAACAGACCACTCTCCACCACACCGACAATTGAGCGAATCTCCTGTTCAAGTCGTTTGGCATCGGAAATCACAGGAAAACGGCAATCAAGAATCAGGTTACCGCCGTCACTGACAAAGAAGGCACCGTCCCGATTGCGACGCGGTGAAGCCTGCCCGCCCAGTCGTTCAATCTGACGTGCAGTCGCTTCCCACCCGAACGACGTCACTTCCACGGGCAGAAGTGTTTTCATGCCCAGATGATCGACCAGCTTCGTGTCATCCGCCACGATCACCAGACGGTCGGATGAAGCCGCGACAATCTTTTCACGCAGAAGCGCGCCGCCGAGACCCTTGATAAGATTGAG
Protein-coding regions in this window:
- the rpiA gene encoding ribose-5-phosphate isomerase RpiA, with amino-acid sequence MSASEYKRQAAEFAAEMVEDGMVVGLGTGSTAAFVVEALGRRHKEGLRFVAIPTSVATEKQALGLGIHLTTFGEHARVNLTIDGADEIQRGTLNLIKGLGGALLREKIVAASSDRLVIVADDTKLVDHLGMKTLLPVEVTSFGWEATARQIERLGGQASPRRNRDGAFFVSDGGNLILDCRFPVISDAKRLEQEIRSIVGVVESGLFVGMATDAIVAGGEGIAHLTVGA